A genomic region of Roseateles amylovorans contains the following coding sequences:
- a CDS encoding M13 family metallopeptidase: protein MFRPALMAAAVAAALSAAPVHALDVKSFAADVSPCADFYDYVNGPWVAATELPADRSRIGSFDALRVANDRLLSDALAELIAKPKLQTTPGLKQVAAYYASGMDQAAIEAQGLKPVQPLLDRIQAMKSVEDLPAVMAQLARVGIAAPVGEFVRADPKNTRVNVLTLAQSGLGLPDRDDYFKDTDIAKKLREAYRLYAQRLLSSAGFAATPQTLDALIGFESQLAEATKPRAALRDPLASYNPMTTPELAGKAPGLAWDAYLKALTRSDTRPGGVERLIVAQPEFMQRVALMSEHIPLATWQTYLRLRVLDNSANRLPKAFADAHFDYYGATISGLQARSPRNEEVILLIGGRTGGSPLGLALGELFVSKAFSPEAQRRATLLIGDVKAAMHTRIENLTWMSPETKVKALEKLAAMQPKIGAPEKWPQYVGLALQPKDFAGNQLRAASWYHEEQIKDLDRPTDRTRWTMAPYIVNAQAGGLNEITFPAGILQPPFFDAKADDAVNYGGIGMVIGHEIVHHFDDRGRQFDSIGSLNDWWTASDAENYKSRADRVVALYESYEPVPGTRINGRLTLGENISDMAGMPIAFDALQNALKRTGKTDKIDGFSQEQRFFLSNAMVWRNKSREAALLNQLRTDPHSPGKYRVLAPMSNMTAFSQAFNCKSGDAMVAADPIKVW, encoded by the coding sequence GCGCCGGTGCACGCCCTTGACGTCAAGAGCTTCGCTGCCGATGTCTCGCCCTGCGCCGACTTCTACGACTATGTGAACGGCCCCTGGGTGGCCGCCACCGAACTGCCGGCGGATCGCTCGCGCATCGGCAGCTTCGATGCGCTGCGGGTGGCCAACGATCGGCTGCTGAGCGACGCGCTGGCCGAGCTGATCGCCAAGCCCAAGCTGCAGACCACGCCCGGCCTGAAGCAGGTCGCGGCGTACTACGCCAGCGGCATGGACCAGGCCGCCATCGAGGCGCAAGGACTCAAGCCAGTCCAGCCGCTGCTGGATCGCATCCAGGCCATGAAGTCGGTCGAGGACCTCCCCGCAGTGATGGCGCAGCTGGCACGGGTGGGCATCGCGGCCCCGGTGGGCGAGTTCGTCCGGGCCGATCCGAAGAACACCCGGGTGAATGTCCTGACCCTGGCGCAATCCGGCCTCGGCCTGCCGGACCGCGATGACTACTTCAAGGACACCGACATCGCCAAGAAGCTGCGCGAGGCCTACCGCCTGTATGCGCAGCGGCTGCTGTCCTCCGCCGGCTTCGCGGCCACGCCGCAGACGCTGGACGCGCTGATCGGCTTCGAATCCCAACTGGCCGAAGCCACCAAGCCGCGTGCCGCGCTGCGTGATCCGCTGGCCAGCTACAACCCGATGACCACGCCCGAACTCGCCGGCAAGGCGCCGGGGCTGGCCTGGGACGCCTACCTCAAGGCCCTGACCCGCAGCGACACCCGCCCCGGCGGCGTGGAGCGCCTGATCGTCGCGCAGCCCGAGTTCATGCAGCGCGTGGCCCTGATGAGCGAGCACATCCCGCTGGCCACCTGGCAGACCTACCTGCGGCTGCGGGTGCTGGACAACAGCGCCAACCGCCTGCCCAAGGCCTTCGCCGATGCCCACTTCGACTACTACGGCGCCACCATCAGCGGCCTGCAGGCCCGCTCGCCGCGCAATGAGGAAGTCATCCTGCTGATTGGCGGCCGGACCGGCGGCTCGCCGCTGGGGCTGGCCCTGGGCGAGCTGTTCGTCTCCAAGGCGTTCTCGCCCGAAGCCCAGCGCCGCGCGACCCTGCTGATCGGCGATGTGAAGGCCGCGATGCACACCCGCATCGAGAACCTCACCTGGATGAGCCCGGAGACCAAGGTCAAGGCGCTGGAAAAGCTGGCCGCGATGCAGCCCAAGATCGGCGCGCCCGAGAAGTGGCCGCAATACGTCGGCCTGGCGTTGCAGCCCAAGGACTTCGCCGGCAATCAGTTGCGCGCCGCCTCCTGGTATCACGAGGAACAGATCAAGGACCTGGACCGCCCCACCGACCGCACCCGGTGGACCATGGCGCCCTACATCGTCAATGCCCAGGCCGGTGGCCTGAACGAGATCACCTTCCCGGCCGGCATCCTGCAGCCGCCGTTCTTCGATGCGAAGGCCGACGACGCGGTGAACTACGGCGGCATCGGCATGGTGATCGGTCATGAGATCGTGCACCACTTCGACGACCGCGGCCGCCAGTTCGACAGCATCGGCAGCCTCAACGACTGGTGGACCGCCTCCGACGCCGAGAACTACAAGTCGCGGGCCGATCGCGTGGTGGCCCTCTACGAGAGTTACGAGCCGGTGCCCGGCACCCGCATCAACGGTCGCCTGACGCTGGGTGAGAACATCTCCGACATGGCCGGCATGCCGATCGCCTTCGACGCCCTGCAGAACGCGCTCAAGCGCACCGGCAAGACCGACAAGATCGACGGCTTCAGCCAGGAGCAGCGCTTCTTCCTGTCCAACGCCATGGTGTGGCGCAACAAGTCGCGCGAGGCGGCCCTGCTGAACCAACTGCGCACCGACCCGCATTCGCCGGGCAAGTACCGGGTGCTGGCGCCGATGTCCAACATGACGGCGTTCAGTCAGGCCTTCAACTGCAAGAGCGGCGATGCGATGGTGGCTGCCGATCCGATCAAGGTCTGGTGA